A genome region from Setaria italica strain Yugu1 chromosome III, Setaria_italica_v2.0, whole genome shotgun sequence includes the following:
- the LOC101762142 gene encoding uncharacterized protein LOC101762142 has product MMLRLAFPLVSHLPPRKPPPIRQRPPPARRYAASAATTSSTPSSPPPSHPPLPPSSAYVHLPFCRKRCHYCDFPIVALGSSSGTTPSRGEAADDPRIVDYVRLLLREVAATRPVSEDGVPLETVFFGGGTPSLVPPRLVAAVLDALRGRFGLSACPEVSIEMDPGTFDAARLRELVGVGVNRVSLGVQAFQEDLLRACGRAHGVKEVHEAVGIVTACEGLQNWSMDLISSLPNQTEEMWEESLRCTVDARPTHISVYDLQIEQGTKFGQMYTPGVFPLPSDTESANFYKIASKRLSEAGYNHYEISSYCKSGYECKHNLTYWQNRPFYAFGLGSASYINGVRYSRPRRMKEYAEWVQELEDGTWSHKSRSSDMKDMALDVVMLSLRTAWGLDLQSFSKSFGKSLALSLCNTFKPFVESGLVIAMDMERQALPHIDFELDLQNEGDFGSRVAFIRLSDPDGFLLSNELISLAFGIISP; this is encoded by the exons ATGATGCTACGATTGGCCTTCCCGCTCGTCTCCCACCTCCCACCAAGGAAACCGCCCCCAATCCGCCAACGCCCTCCACCTGCTCGACGAtatgccgcctccgccgccaccacctcctctactccctcttccccgccgccgtcacacCCGCCTCTCCCGCCGTCCTCCGCCTACGTCCACCTCCCCTTCTGCCGCAAGCGCTGCCATTACTGCGACTTCCCCATCGTCGCGCTTGGCTCCTCCTCAGGCACCACCCCTTCCCGTGGCGAGGCCGCGGACGACCCCAGGATCGTCGATTAcgtgcgcctcctcctccgcgagGTCGCCGCCACGCGCCCGGTCTCCGAAGACGGGGTCCCGCTCGAGACCGTCTTCTTCGGGGGCGGCACGCCGTCGCTCGTCCCGCCGCGCCTCGTCGCGGCCGTCCTCGACGCGCTGCGGGGTAGGTTCGGCCTGTCGGCGTGCCCGGAGGTGTCCATCGAGATGGACCCGGGGACCTTCGACGCCGCCAGGCTCAGGGAGCTCGTGGGCGTCGGCGTCAATCGGGTGTCGCTCGGAGTGCAGGCGTTCCAGGAGGACCTGCTCCGCGCGTGCGGCCGCGCGCACGGCGTGAAGGAGGTGCACGAGGCGGTCGGGATCGTGACGGCATGCGAAGGGCTGCAGAACTGGAGCATGGACCTCATCTCCTCGCTGCCGAATCAGACCGAGGAGATGTGGGAGGAGAGCTTGAGGTGCACGGTGGATGCCAGGCCCACACATATCTCCGTGTATGATCTGCAGATTGAGCAGGGCACCAAGTTTGGGCAAAT GTATACTCCTGGTGTCTTTCCTCTTCCAAGTGACACTGAGTCTGCAAACTTCTACAAGATTGCTTCAAAGAGGCTTTCTGAAGCAGGATATAACCACTATGAGATCAGTAGCTACTGCAAATCTGGATATGAATGCAAGCACAATCTAACATACTGGCAGAACCGGCCCTTCTATGCCTTTGGTCTTGGATCTGCAAGCTACATTAATGGTGTCAGGTACTCCAGGCCCAGAAGGATGAAGGAGTATGCAGAATGGGTTCAGGAGTTAGAGGATGGAACATGGAGCCATAAGTCGAGAAGCTCTGACATGAAGGACATGGCACTGGATGTGGTTATGCTATCATTGAGAACAGCTTGGGGGCTTGATTTGCAAAGTTTCAGTAAATCATTTGGAAAAAGTCTGGCACTATCACTGTGTAACACATTTAAGCCTTTTGTGGAGAGTGGGCTTGTAATTGCCATGGATATGGAGCGACAAGCCTTGCCACATATTGATTTTGAGTTGGACCTGCAAAATGAAGGTGATTTTGGTAGCAGAGTTGCATTCATCCGTCTCAGTGACCCAGATGGATTTTTGTTGTCCAATGAGTTGATTTCACTTGCTTTTGGAATTATCTCGCCGTAA